GAGTCTCCTCTCAATTTCCTGGGAAACAGGCAAATAAACAAATTCTTCATTCAATTATTCAGCGAAAGAATACCTTACATATATAGAGAATCAGAATGAATACATTTTCGTGAGAAAATTGGGTAAAGAAAGAGACTTGGCATGCCATCATTCGACTTAGcacgctagctagccaactagttaGTTATCTACATTTAATTCCAGCGCTGAAATGTGATTTGAGTGTTGAGAATTTAGACAATAGTGGCAAAATTGTCTAGTTATAAAGCTAACTACCTAACTGGCATAACTATAGCGAATCCAGTTTCAGTGGAAATTATTCGTTAACTAGTTcgttatctagctaacgttagctgctaGCCGATAGACAACTGCTAACTAGCGACACTTTCCACATcctggctagctagccaactagttaCATAATAACTTGCCGCTAGTTAACGACTTTACCAGACTGTTGTTGACTCCCTTTTTACACTTCCGCCTGTTACAAAAATAAACCATATCGTTATATGTAGGCCAGGCCTTTGCAACTCACGATACCCTGGCATGGCTAAACTTGGGCCTGCTGTATCTAACCTTAACTAGTGGAGGCTCCGACATGGCGACAGGCTGTTCACTTCTTTTTCCTCACATTGAATGTTTGACAGGCCAACCACACACATTGAGTATTGAACACAGTTCATATCCTAAAAACAAAACTTTCATCACATTTCTTCCTCACCCCGCTGTCTGCAGCTTCCTCCCAGCTTTCGCAAACCTCTTCATCTTCCATATTACAGCGTCCAAGACCCACACACGAGCTCAGCGTTCACAGTTCACGAGACGAACACACGCTGTAGCTAGCTGGATGTGTGCGCGGATGCGAAATCGAAAAACAAGCAGTCAAAAAAAGACAGAATCAACAGCGACCTCTACTGTATCGACGTTGCATTTGTTAATCGGGAACGCGCATTGGTTCCTGACCTAGAATTGTAGCCTACTCCTACAAAAATATTTGTTACAAATATTTTCCTTTAATGTTGAATGATTTGAATATAGGAGGACCTATGTGTTGTACAGGTTATTGTAGCTATACGTTTACAGAGCTTATCTCTCCATATGACTTCGTTTGTCCCAACTTTGTTATTGTAAGTGACCTTTAATTTAGGTATGCCAACTTGGTCTAAACTTAATCGAGGTGCAGAAATAGACATAGCCCGTGCCCGTTCTCTTCTGTGTGCAGCtacatcaaataaaatcaaagtttatttgtcacgtgcacaggatagaacatgtgtaaacagtacagcgaaatgcttacttacaagctatTCTTCCTCAACAATGCAGTGTACCATATCAAAGGTAAAGAAATAGAAAAATCCAGAATATGATCTTAAAAAGAGCAAGTAATCAATACTAGGTcagataaaataaaaacacaataaataaaataagagaagcttgcaagccgaagaacaccatcccaaccgtgaagcacaggggtggcagcatcatgctgtgggggtgctttgctgcaggagggactggtgcacttcacaaaacagatggcatcatgaggaaggaaaattatgtggatatattgaagcaacatctcaagacatcagtcaggaagttaaagcttggtcgcaaatgggtcttccaaaaggacaatgacccctagcatacttccaaagttgtggcaaaatggcttaaggacaacaaagtcaaggtattggagtggccatcacaaagccctgacctcaatcttatagaacatttgtgggcagaacttaaaaagcgtgtgcgagcaaggaggcctacaaacctgactcagttacaccagctctgtcaggaggaatggaccaaaattcacccaacttattgtgggaagcttgtggaaggctaactgaaacgtttgaacaagttaaacaatttaaaggcaatgctaccaaatactcattgagtgtatgtaaacttctgacacactgggaatgtgatgaaagaaataaaagcaaataaatcattctctctactattattctgatatttcacattcttaaaataaagtggtgatcctaactgacctaagacagggaatttttactaggattaaatgtcaggaattgtgaaaaactgagtttaaatgtttttggctaaggtgtatgtaaacttccgacttcaactgtacatataggcaggggtaaaagtgactgggcagcaggataataataaatagtagcagcagtgtttatggtgaatttgtgtgtgcatgtgtgatagtgtgtgtgtgtgtggacgtcaatatatgtgtatgtgtgtgagaatgtcaatgtaagtgtgtgtgagtatgtggatagagacctgtgagtgtgcatagagtttGTCCAGATAGTCCGTTGGTGAGGGTGGGCAGCCATGGAATTAGCTGTTTTGTAGTCTTATTgcttggagatagaagctgtctcggagcctgttggtctgagacctgatgctccggtaccacttgccagaCGGTAGCGGAGAGAACAGTACATGGTTGGGGTGGTtgaagtctttggcaattttcctcagacaccgcctggtataaatgTCCTGGACTGCTGGAAGCtcgcccccagtgatgtattgggccatccacaccaccctctgtagagccttgcgaTCGAGGGAGTTGCAGTTGACataccagtcaagatgctctcgatggtgcatctgtagaagttcttgaggatctgaggggccatgccaaatctcttcagcctcctgaggagaAGAGGCGCTGTTGAGTTCTTTTCATGACTGTGCTGGTGTGTtgggaccatgttaagtccttagagatgtggacacagaggaacttgaagctctcgaccctctccactgcagccctgtcGATGGGATGCAGGCGTGctcccccctctgtttcctgtagtccacaatcagatTGTTGTATAATAGCGTGATGtagatataatataatataatatgccatttagcagacgcttttatccatttttttttatccattttttttttttgtgtatgggtggtcccggggatcgaacccactaccttggcgttacaagcgccgtgctctaccagctgagctacagatacATTGGTACCAACGCAATATTAGAAAATGTGTGTCATTTCTTAAAGGCATTTTATTTAAtatgttgtgtttggttgtcatgGTATATTAGTACAATAGGCCTATACCTATTTTTTAACGATCCACCGCTTTTGTTTCTCCTTCTCCTGTTCATTACGATTTACGTGCGCGCTCCCGCGTTGCGGAGGATGCTGCCACTGAGGAAGATGGCGAATGTTTGGAGGATGGCGATTTACTGCAGAAGCTGATAAAGGGAATGAGAATTAGAGACGTCAAAAGATAGAAAACCAACAAAAGAATACGTGCAGAATTGCGGTGAATATAAAAGTTGTTGGGGTTATGGTTGGAAGGGAAATATTGCCCCTGAAAACCTGACCGAAATAGAGCAGAAACCACTCTAGTTTCTGACTACTGCATCCAAACGTTAGCTCGTTAGAGAGCTAGCTAGTAACGTAACccactagctagccaactatctCGATATTCCGGAAATTTGTAACTGTCATAGTTTCCACGGATTGGTAGCAAAATATCCATGATTTGACACATAGTTTTAACAGATTTTACTGGAATTCTAATTAGCGAGGGCGGGCCACGATTGATGCGCTCATCGGTGAACGCTAACTTAATGCTAGCTAACTGTTGTGCCAACTACCTAACCACTTTGGTTAGCTAGTTATCAGGCAAGCTAGCTACATGAATTTAGCATAGCACTATCTGGCAATGAAATGTGTTGAATTTGCTACTACCAGGTAAAATTCTAGCTAGAAATTAGCTATAAATTATCCAAGaacgtttgttagctagctatctaaaccAGGTACGTTCGCTGCTCAAAACATTATATAGTTAGTTAGGTAGTTAACTTAATCTGTTTTGCTTCGTGTAGTGGCTAGCTAAATTAGCGATGTGTATTTCCACCCTGTTGTCATTTCTGAAAACTACCCTGAAAACACATGTCACGTGATGGAAGATACAGTTCTTGTTTGAGTCTTTGGGCCCACCTTTTTAGTGACATCTCCCAAATTTGTCCACAGAAAGAATGTCCCGCTCCTCAGACAGTGAGGATGGATACTTTGTTGCCATGGATACAGAGGAAGATGGTGCAGGAGCAGGGCCTGTTGGAATGGCACAGGGGGAAGAAGAGAAGATGGGGACCAGCAGAGAAGAGAGGGACCTAGAGGGCTTCGATGAGGGTGAGAGGAGAATGGTGGAGCTGCCGGAGGAAGTCCTAGAATACATCCTGTCCTTCCTTTCACCTTACCAGGAGCACAAGACCGCTGCACTGGTGTGTAAACAGTGGTACCGCCTTATCAAAGGTATGTCTCTCTTCTGAcaacaccacaaccaccaccgCCCTAAACCCAAGTAGGCAATAGAATGCCATGATGCTACATTTTGAGACACCAAAGTGGTTATTTCTTTACTATAGGGCAAGTAACCTTTGTCCCATTTTCAGGAACCTTTGTCCCATTTTCAGTTGGGACACTGAGTCAACCTAAAACAATAAGTTACTTATTCTTTCAAAATAAGTTATATGATACTGACGTGttacctattttgttgcttttatTGTGGTTATGAGTTCACAAAACCATAGTAGTCACTCACCTCATCTCCAATCTCTTCCTCCCCCCAGGTGTTGCAtatcagtgttaccatggttttCTGCGGGCCGTCCAGGATGGCAACATCCAATGGGAGAGTCGAACATACCCATATCCTGGAACACCCATCACTCAACGCTTCTCACACagtcagtatacagtatataattatATACCACTGCTTTGTTGAATTTAGTTGAATGGCCATGGTATAAGCTGGATAATCAACTCCAGGCTGTGCAGTCTAAGTATTAACTTTTTCAAAATGTAATACCATACGCAATTGAAATTCAAAGTATCAGGGATAGGGTGTTGAAGGTGTAAGTCATTCTTACTCAaaccatgtatgtgtgtgttgcaggtgcATGCTACTATGACTCCAACCAGTCCATGTATGTGTTTGGGGGCTGCACTCAGAGTAGCTGCAACGCTGCCTTCAATGACCTGTGGAGACTTGACCTCAACAGCAAGGAGTGGATCCGCCCTTTAGCCTCAGGTACACACTCAACGTCCTCTTCAGCTCACTGTATCTGTTGCTGTATCTGTTGGTAACAAGGGAAGGTGCTTTAtgcctctccctgacccagtctgtaatacctacatgtttcaagcagaccaccatagttcctgtgcccaagaacgccaaggtaacctgtctaatgactatcgccccgtagcactcacatctgtagccatgaaatgctttgaaaggctggtcatggctcacatcaacgccatcatcccagacaccctggacccactccaattcgcatactgccccaacagatccacagatgatgcaatctctattacactccacactgccctctccctcccatctggacaaaaggaacacctatatgagaatgctgttaattgattgcagctcagtgttcaacaccatagtgccctccaagctcatcactaagctcaggaccctgggactgaacacctccctctgcatctggatcctggacttcctgacgggccacccccaggtggtaagggtaggcaacaacacatctgccatgctgactctcaacacaggggcccatcaggggtgcatgcttagtcccctcctgtacgccctgttcacccacgactgtggcCTCGCgcaactccaacaccattaagtttgctgacaacatgatgttggtaggcctgatcaccaaagaggatgagacagcctatagagaggaggccagtgacctggcaatgtggtgccaagacaacaacctctccctcaaagtcagcaagaccaaggagctgatcatggactacagtaAACGGAGGGCCAAGGACTACCCCGTCCACATCgacaggggctgtagtggagcgggtcgagagctttcaagttcctcggtgtccacatcactaaggaattaacatggtccacacacaccaacacagtcgtgaagaaggcacaacaacgcctcttacctctcaggaggctgaaaataattggcatgggccctccgatcctcaaaaagttatacagctgcaccattgagagcatcttgactagaTGCATCacagcaactgcttggcatccgaccaaaATGCGCTACAGAGGGGAGTGCGTACGgcgcagtacatcactggggccaagctcccagccgtccaggacctccataccaggcggtgttagaggacggccctaaaaatggtcagactccagccacccaagtcatagactgttctctctgctactgcaggGAAAGCGGTACCGATtaaccaagtctggaaccaacaggaccctgaagagCTTcaacctccaagccataagactactaaatagttaaCAAAATAGCTAtacggactatctgcattgaccctttttgcactaactcttttgactcatcacatacgctgctgctactgttttatCTATTCAGTGTCTTTgaagagtattcagaccccttcccattttccacattttattactttacagccttattctaaaatggattaaataaaatattccctcaatctaaacacaataacccataatgacgaagcgaaaacaggtttttagaaatgtttgcaaattcataacaaataataataaataataaccttaagtattcagaccctttgctatgagactcgaaattgagctcaggtgcatcctgtttccattgatcatccttgagatgtttctacaacttgattggagtccacctgtggtaaattcaattgattggacatgatttggaaaggcacacacctgtctatataaggtcccacagttgacagtgcatgtcagagcaaaaaacaagccatgaggtcgaaggaattgtccgtagagctccgagaccggattgtgtcgaggcacagatctggggaagggtacaaaaaatgtctgcagcagtgaaggtccccaagaacacagtggcctccatcattcttaaaacaATGTAGTTTGGAAcgaccaaaactcttcctagagctggccgcccggccaaactgagcaatcgggggagaagggccttggtcagggaggtgaccaagaacccaatggtcactcttacagagctccagtgttcctctgtggcgataggagaaccttccagaaggacaaccatctctgcagcgctccaccaatcaggcttttatggtagagtggccagacggaagccactcctcagtaaaagacacatgacagcccgcttggagtttgccaaaaggcacctaaaggactcagacaatgagaaacaagattctcttgtctgatgaaaccaagattgaactctggcctgaatgccaagcatcacgtctggaggaaacctggcaccatccctaccatgaagcatggtgttggcagcatcatgctgtggggatgtttttcagctgcagggactgggagactagtcaggatcgagggaaagatgaacagagcaaagtaaagagagattctctgaatgtccttgagtggcccagccagagccggacttgaacctggtcctctgtagctcagctggtagagcacggcgcttgtaacgccaaggtagtgggttcgatccccgggaccacccatacacaaaaaaataatgtatgcacgcatgactgtaagtcgctttggataaaagcgtctgctaaatggcatattatatttattattattatttaacctgatcgaacatctctggagagaccagaaaatagctgtgcagcgatgctccccatccaacctgacagagcttgagaggatctgcagagaagaatgggagaaactccccaaatacaggtatgccaagcttgtagcatcatacccaagaagactcgaggctgtaatcactgccaatggtgcttcaacaaagtactgagtaaagggtctgaatacttatgtaaatgtgatattttagtttatttttaataaatgtgcaaacatttattaaaacctgtttttgctttgtcattatggtgtattgtatatagattgatgagggggaaaaaaacaatttaatcaattttagaataaggctgtaacgtaacaaaatgtggaaaaagtcaaggggtctgaatactttccgaatgcactgtatgtacatacgtACATATCTACtatattacctcgtacccctgcacattgactcggtacgggtaccccgtgtatatagccaagttatctttactcattgtgtatttattccttgtgttaatatttatctatatttttctctcttaATTGTTGGTAAGGACCcctaagtaagcgtttcactgttagtctacacctgttgtttacgaagcatgtgtcaaataaaatgtgatttgattttaccTCCGGTAAGCACTCCTACGCCCTTGGGGTGGATGCTGCCTGCCATATCTATTTGTTACAAGGGAAGTGAAGGAGGCAAAAACATTTTACACGATGGGACAAACAAATCTAAATTGTATTGTTTTTATGGTTTTTCATTTTTAACTTGACTTCTAACCTGTGTATGCATTACATAGAAATATGTATGAATGCTCATTCCTTTCTCCTTTTGCCCACACAGGCTCCTATCCGTCTCCTAAAGCGGGGGCTACCCTGGTGATGTACAAAGACCTGCTGGTGCTGTTTGGTGGATGGACTCGCCCCAGCCCCTACCCACTGCATCAGCCAGAGAGATTCTTTGACGAGATCCACACATACTCCCCCTCCAAAAACTGGTGAGAGGAAGAGACAAATCTAGACCCAGTAGATTAATTAACCCCTTTGAAGCCCATGAGTGGCTTTATCACGTTGTCTACAGTTCACTCTCTCAATACAGGCTGATAGTCAGTGTGTTATTACTCATGAGAAGTCTGTCTGTGTAAAAAACTCTTTAAGGCCCATAGCCCCATAACTGTATCTAGCCTTACCTAGCTATCAGTGCCTCGTCTTTTACCACTTTCCCATCTTATCTAACTAACCTCGTAGTCTTCTATGTCCTCTCAGGTGGAACTGCATCGTGACGACTCACGGACCCCCGCCCATGGCCGGTCACTCCTCCTCTGTCATAGGGAGCACCATGGTGGTGTTTGGAGGGTCACTAGGGGCGCGCCAAATGTATGTCACTACTTTGAGGAGCTTTTACCTTGAGTTTTCTGCACATTTTACCATACTGTGCCAAACCAGACACTACAATGGCACAACCTGACACAGTTCACTTGGAATGAATACAGTTGTGGTGTTACGAAACAATGTAGAAAGGTTGTAGTGTGAATGTCTTAAAGTAAAAGGAAATAATTTTATTACAAAAAACTGTCGGGTTGAGTTGTTTTGCAATGTTGAAAGTTGTGTGTGTGAAtctgtcactgtgtgtgttttgtctcaCCGTGTCCCCCTGCTCTCCACTGGTCCCTGATCAGGAGTAACGAGGTGTGGGTTCTGGATCTGGAACAATGGTCCTGGTCCAAGCCCACCATCTCTGGCCCATCCCCCCACCCTCGAGGAGGCCAGTCTCAGGTCAGGATGACGCTTTCACCTTCTCCCTTCCATACCTACATCATGCAGTATTTCAGATGATTTTGTAAATGTCTTTCTTAGTGTTTTTACAGAGAATACCAGTCACATTTTTGTGGCTTGTGTAGGTGGTTCTCTATGTTTGAAATGTATATTCCCTTCTCTCACAGATTGTGATTGGCAACGAGACTCTGCTTATTCTGGGAGGCTGTGGAGGCCCTAATGCGGTGAGTGCCTGTGTTCTCTAATGGGAGTCTGCATTGTTTTCCGTGGATAGACTATTCTGTCTGCTGATGTTTTGCTGGTTGTGACTCTGCGCGTCCCCCCTCTCTCATGTCCCTGCTAGCTGCTGAAGGATGCCTGGCTCCTGCACATGGGTGCCCCACCCTGGACGTGGCAGCAGCTGAGGGTGGAGAACGATGACCATGGAGCCCCAGAGCTGTGGTGCCACCCCGCCTGCAGGGTATGTGTGGCTCAAAATATTTACCCTACCCCTTTATACACACATTTTGGAAAGATATATGCTTGGTGCTGTCAAGATTGATGAGGGTAAACTTTATCCCAGATCCTTGCCTGCGCCTGTTGAATGATGACTCATCTTTATCTTTGACACTTACTCAACGTAGGATCTTACTAGCCGGGTTTACAGCAGCAAATTCTTTATTTTTTGCAGTTATGGTGGAATCAGGGCTGGCTCTTGAATTTTACTGGATGAATGTTTTCCAGAATATTGTTAATTTGGAATTTAATAGGGCGAGGCCATCCACAGTGCAGGCATGGGCAGGGATATCCTCAGCCATAAGGGACCAACTTGTGGGGTGACTTACTTCTCGCATTCCTTCCCCTTTTGTGTTTTTCTTTTTGACTGTCTCTGCTATTTCAGAAGTTTGCTACAGACTGTTGGTGGGAGATGGGTGGGAGGCTTGACCAaatctgtatttttattttggAATTTAGTTTTTATGGGCTGGAGCTGCATGTATAACATTGTATGGTGTTGTCTGTGTTTGTTATGTCTGTTTTCTTTGTTGatgttctttttttaaatgttggcCAGAAATGTACTGGCCCGAACAGAATTTCTACTGTCCCGGACATGGGGTAGTTTATAAATCCATTATGGTCATGAAGGGCCTAGGTTGACATGCTTTCTTTCTATATATTCAACTAATAAAATGCTACATTATGGTATATATTAAAAAGCTGTGTAATATAATTTAGCAATGTAAGACATTATTCTGTTCTTTAAAATGTTATTGTATTGAAGGAAAATACAATTAGTCCATTGTTTTCAAGATATAGAACTTTCTAAATACAGTTCTtcaacttgattgctgacatgcaaaacattttgggactgtatcaacagtggacaaatgaaacaaataccaaaagataggttttgagtggtattttcctttttaatgctgcaatatgtaacttgtTTCGGCTACTGACCAAATTCGCATTCACTACTAATTAATTGTAGCTGCAGTGAtggaccggttggtgaccactgctctccactatacttgcttgttttgtcacataaactgaaattaagcgaactattagaattttaacaaccaggaaatggtggcgcgatttctgcatagtgcatctttattTGCATTTCCTAAAGTATTAAGAAGATTTGTTTATCTTAAAATGGGAGGTTGCCCATAAGACACATGCTTTTCAAAAGAGATATTGCTGTAGGCTAGCCAAGAGGAATGCTACTTGTCTTTTTGTAGCTTTCTTTTTGCAGACTGTCaacagtagccactagccagtcTGTTgctagtacagtgccttgcaaaagtactcatcccccttggtgtttttcctattttattgcattacaacatgtaatttaaatggatttttatttggatttcatgtaatggacatacacaaagtagtccaaattggtgaagtgaaattaaaaaaataacttgtttcaaaaaattctaacaaataaataatggaaaagtggtgcgtgcatatgtattcaccccctttgctatgaagcacctaaataagatctggtgcaaccaattaccttcagaagtcacataattagttaaataaagtccacctgtgtgcaatctgtgtcatatgatctgtcacatgatctcagtatatatacatctgttctgaaaggccccagagtctgcaacaccactaagcaagggacaccaccaagcaagcggcaccatgaagaccaaggagctctccaaacaggtcagggacaaagttgtggagaagtacagatcagggttattaaaaaatatcagaaactttgaacatcccacggagcaccattaaatccattattaataaatggaaagaatatgacaccacaacaaacctgtcaagaggagggcattaatcagaggcaacaaagagaccaaagataaccctgaaggagctacaaagctccacagcggagattggagtatctgtccataggaccactttaagccgtacactcgcACGTTTGGTGCtccccaaaaggcatgtgggagattccccaaacatatggaagaaggtactctggtcagatgagactaaaattgagctttttggccatcaaggaaaacgctattgtctggcgcaaacccaacacctctcatcaccccgagaacaccatccccacagtgaagcatggtggtggcagcatcatgctgtggggatgtttttcatcggcagggactgggaaactggtcagaattgaaggaatgatggatggcgctaaatacagggaaattcttgagggaaacctgtttcagtcttccagagatttgagactgggacagaagttcaccttccagcaggacaatgaccctaagcatactgctaaagcaacactcgagtggtttaaggggaaacatttaaatgtcttggaatggcctagtcaaagcccagacctcaatccaattgagaatctgtggtattacttaaagattgctgtacaccaggggaacccatccaacttgaaggagctggagcagttttgccttgaagaatgggcaaaaatcccagtggctagatgtgccaagcttatagagacttaccccaagagaggaggggggggggggtgaatagttatgcacgctcaagttctgtttttttgtcttatttcttgtttgtttcacaataaaaaatattttgcatcttcaaagtggtaggcatattgtgtaaatcaaatgatacaaaccccccaaaaatcaattttaattccaggttgtaaggcaacaaaataggaaaaataccaaggggggtgaatactttcacaagccactgtgtGTTCACTATTGAAAGTTTACTTTTTCGCATGTAGTCTTCAATGGAAGACTGCGACATAGCAGGTAAATATTGAACTGGAACGCTAAAATGTGCAGAGTTACTTACCCAGTCCAGCCAATAACTGACGAGATCCACTGGCCCGACACATACTGGCCCCGGACCATCGTTAATGTGGGACCCTGCCTTGGTCTCACGGCAGTGAACACTATTGGGATATTGCTTTGTCAAGGATTTCTTCTTTCAACTCAACCTTCTTTATTGCTTTctctctgtcaatctctctctcccgctctctcgccctcgctctccctctctccaggttGGGCAGTGTGTGGTGGTGTTCTCCCAGGCTCCGTCTGGCCGTGCGCCCCTCAGCCCCAGCCTGAACTCTCGGCCCTCACCCATCAGTGCCTCGCCCGGTCCCCTGGGCACAGAGCCCCCCTCCCTGC
This window of the Coregonus clupeaformis isolate EN_2021a chromosome 10, ASM2061545v1, whole genome shotgun sequence genome carries:
- the LOC121575430 gene encoding F-box only protein 42; the encoded protein is MSRSSDSEDGYFVAMDTEEDGAGAGPVGMAQGEEEKMGTSREERDLEGFDEGERRMVELPEEVLEYILSFLSPYQEHKTAALVCKQWYRLIKGVAYQCYHGFLRAVQDGNIQWESRTYPYPGTPITQRFSHSACYYDSNQSMYVFGGCTQSSCNAAFNDLWRLDLNSKEWIRPLASGSYPSPKAGATLVMYKDLLVLFGGWTRPSPYPLHQPERFFDEIHTYSPSKNWWNCIVTTHGPPPMAGHSSSVIGSTMVVFGGSLGARQMSNEVWVLDLEQWSWSKPTISGPSPHPRGGQSQIVIGNETLLILGGCGGPNALLKDAWLLHMGAPPWTWQQLRVENDDHGAPELWCHPACRVGQCVVVFSQAPSGRAPLSPSLNSRPSPISASPGPLGTEPPSLRSYSPVRSGAAGVVLGAVEEAPCVNGRWGTLRPRPSARGGAREGSPGSSSQQPSPSQGPDSPPLPALHPLLNGSSPSPRTSPAQAASPPSHPPVSSDYGWESPPSATHSLSAEVPSTNGVHTPPPGPGSPRTPPGAVSPAALRRGLEAVKNLSSSSVPSSSSSNPLSQGAATGVSGSGGGGASAGTSPSSSSSPPQVAADGHTIPPIARRLGHHPPQSLNVGKPLYQSLNCKPMQMYVLDVSRAKADGLVSWRVYGNGTPAAVTGPPETSLHTVVQGRGELIIFGGLMDKKQNVKYYPKTNALYFVRAKR